In Amycolatopsis sulphurea, one genomic interval encodes:
- the hpnC gene encoding squalene synthase HpnC, giving the protein MTRTSPGRHSPEGAGLRAKRHAENFPVALRILPRPLRADLVAVYGVARTVDDLGDEAEGERGAGLEAYRAELSATFAGAEPADPALRALVPAIRGGRVEQAPFRHLIEANLQDQRVKRYADYAGLREYCRLSADPVGRIVLSLLDVRDESAARLSDRICTGLQLVEHWQDVGEDYRNGRIYLPQEDLAAFGVAERELAAAHASPRLKELMRWETDRAAALLGSGAELIGRLSGWGRLAVSGFLAGGLAAVDALRDSRGDVLGRPVRPSRAGVLGWLGWLQVSARTERRSG; this is encoded by the coding sequence ATGACACGCACTTCACCTGGCCGTCACAGCCCGGAAGGAGCCGGTCTGCGGGCGAAGCGGCACGCGGAGAACTTCCCGGTCGCGCTGCGGATCCTGCCGCGGCCGCTGCGGGCGGACCTGGTCGCGGTCTACGGCGTCGCGCGCACCGTCGACGATCTGGGGGACGAAGCCGAGGGCGAGCGCGGCGCCGGGCTGGAGGCCTACCGCGCGGAGCTGTCCGCGACGTTCGCCGGCGCCGAACCAGCCGACCCGGCGCTGCGCGCGCTGGTCCCGGCGATCCGCGGCGGTCGGGTCGAGCAGGCCCCGTTCCGGCACCTGATCGAGGCGAATCTGCAGGACCAGCGCGTAAAACGCTATGCGGATTACGCCGGGCTGCGCGAGTACTGCCGGCTTTCCGCGGATCCGGTGGGCCGGATCGTACTGTCGCTTCTGGACGTCCGCGACGAGTCCGCGGCCCGGCTGTCCGACCGGATCTGCACCGGGCTGCAGCTGGTGGAGCACTGGCAGGACGTCGGCGAGGACTACCGCAACGGGCGGATCTACCTGCCACAGGAGGATCTTGCCGCGTTCGGGGTCGCGGAACGGGAGCTGGCCGCGGCGCACGCATCGCCGCGGCTGAAGGAACTGATGCGCTGGGAGACCGACCGCGCAGCCGCCCTGCTGGGCAGCGGCGCGGAGCTGATCGGGCGGCTGTCCGGCTGGGGACGGCTCGCGGTGAGCGGCTTCCTCGCCGGCGGGCTCGCGGCGGTGGACGCTTTGCGCGACAGCCGCGGGGACGTGCTCGGCCGGCCGGTCCGCCCGAGCCGCGCGGGGGTACTGGGATGGCTGGGGTGGCTCCAGGTGAGCGCGAGGACGGAGAGGCGGTCCGGATGA
- a CDS encoding GntR family transcriptional regulator codes for MAALAEPGTALNSSDKLRSRLAGMSSAVHRHPLAAQAAEHLLARVRAGEWPLGHKLPGETTSAAQLGVGRSTLREAIREPAGKWPLRHKPPSETTPAAQLSIGRSTQHEAIRRARVCSIPGRAQACS; via the coding sequence GTGGCTGCTCTGGCGGAGCCGGGCACTGCGCTGAACTCCTCGGACAAGCTGAGGAGCAGGCTCGCCGGCATGTCCTCCGCGGTCCACCGGCACCCGCTCGCCGCGCAGGCTGCCGAGCATCTGTTGGCCCGGGTGCGGGCGGGCGAATGGCCGCTCGGGCACAAGCTGCCCGGCGAGACCACGTCGGCCGCCCAACTCGGCGTCGGCCGCTCGACGCTGCGCGAAGCGATCCGCGAGCCAGCGGGCAAATGGCCGCTCAGGCACAAGCCGCCCAGCGAGACCACGCCAGCCGCACAACTCAGCATCGGCCGCTCGACGCAGCACGAAGCGATCCGGCGGGCAAGGGTGTGCTCGATTCCCGGCAGGGCGCAGGCGTGTTCGTGA
- a CDS encoding SDR family NAD(P)-dependent oxidoreductase codes for MPGFGTALVTGASSGIGAATARLLAAGGTRVLLHGRDRERLGALAAETGGAALPADLADPEQRCRLAERLAAEELDLLVHNAGLGWAGPLPELPAERLTRLMAVNLTAPLELTRALLPAMLARGRGRIVFVTSIAGRTGVAGEAVYAATKAGLDAFAESLRFELHGTGIGVGVVVPGVVRTEFFTRRGKPYTRSTPRPVSAGRVAAAVVRAAERPGDYYVPRWLRVPVALRGVVPGAYRALATRFGAES; via the coding sequence ATGCCCGGGTTCGGCACCGCGCTGGTCACAGGCGCCTCGTCCGGGATCGGTGCGGCCACCGCCCGGCTGCTCGCCGCCGGCGGTACGCGCGTCCTGCTGCACGGCCGCGATCGGGAACGGCTCGGCGCGCTCGCCGCGGAGACCGGCGGGGCCGCCCTGCCCGCGGACCTCGCGGATCCGGAGCAGCGCTGCCGGCTCGCAGAGCGGCTCGCCGCCGAGGAGCTGGATCTGCTGGTGCACAACGCGGGGCTCGGCTGGGCCGGGCCGCTGCCCGAGCTGCCCGCCGAACGGCTCACCCGGCTGATGGCGGTCAACCTGACGGCGCCGCTGGAGCTGACCAGGGCGCTGCTGCCGGCGATGCTGGCGCGCGGGCGTGGCAGGATCGTGTTCGTCACCTCGATCGCCGGACGCACCGGCGTCGCGGGCGAAGCGGTGTACGCGGCAACGAAGGCCGGCCTCGACGCCTTCGCCGAAAGCCTCCGGTTCGAACTCCACGGCACCGGGATCGGCGTCGGCGTGGTAGTCCCGGGCGTGGTCCGTACGGAGTTCTTCACCCGCCGTGGCAAGCCCTACACCCGTAGTACGCCCCGGCCGGTGAGCGCCGGACGGGTCGCCGCCGCCGTGGTCCGGGCCGCGGAGCGGCCCGGTGACTACTACGTGCCGCGGTGGCTGCGCGTCCCGGTCGCGCTGCGCGGCGTGGTGCCCGGCGCGTATCGCGCGCTCGCGACGCGCTTCGGGGCAGAAAGCTGA
- the hpnD gene encoding presqualene diphosphate synthase HpnD produces the protein MTTVEDAYAHCTRITREQARNFHYGIRLLPPAKRSALCAVYALARIIDDIGDDLARSSEAKLQGLAEVRKSLAELSTSTDPVYVAVADAARRHPIPLGAFEELLDGVEMDVTGREYVRFEELVEYCRCVAGSVGRLCLGVFGSRPDAAAPGYADELGIALQQTNILRDIREDLRNGRVYLPKEDLNRFGVELAIGADGNLADPGGGLTALIHDSAARARDWYTRGLRLVPFLDRRSAACCTAMSGIYRTLLDRIDEQPSRVFDRRLSLSGREKAVVAARALTGIGR, from the coding sequence ATGACGACGGTCGAAGACGCGTACGCGCACTGCACGCGGATCACCCGGGAGCAGGCGCGCAATTTCCATTACGGCATCCGGCTCCTGCCGCCGGCCAAGCGGTCCGCGTTGTGCGCGGTGTACGCGCTCGCCCGGATCATCGACGACATCGGCGACGACCTCGCGCGGTCGTCCGAGGCGAAGCTGCAGGGCCTGGCCGAGGTCCGGAAATCGCTCGCCGAGCTGTCCACCAGCACCGACCCGGTGTACGTCGCGGTCGCCGACGCGGCCCGCCGCCACCCGATTCCGCTCGGTGCGTTCGAGGAGCTGCTCGACGGGGTCGAGATGGACGTGACCGGCCGTGAATACGTGCGGTTCGAGGAGCTGGTGGAGTACTGTCGCTGCGTGGCGGGCTCAGTCGGGCGGCTGTGCCTCGGCGTGTTCGGCAGCCGCCCGGACGCGGCCGCCCCCGGCTACGCCGACGAGTTGGGAATAGCCTTGCAGCAGACCAACATTCTGCGCGACATCCGGGAGGATCTGCGCAACGGCCGGGTGTATCTGCCCAAAGAGGACCTGAACCGGTTCGGTGTGGAGCTGGCGATCGGCGCGGACGGGAACCTGGCCGATCCGGGTGGCGGGCTCACCGCGCTGATCCACGACAGTGCCGCGCGGGCACGGGACTGGTACACGCGCGGGCTGCGCCTCGTGCCGTTCCTCGACCGCCGCAGCGCCGCCTGCTGCACGGCGATGTCGGGGATCTACCGCACCCTGCTCGACCGGATCGACGAGCAGCCGTCCCGGGTGTTCGATCGGCGGCTTTCCTTGTCCGGCCGGGAAAAGGCCGTGGTGGCGGCGCGGGCGCTCACGGGGATCGGGCGATGA
- a CDS encoding DMT family transporter: MTAATGVSLFVAVPAAVLGAVCMGLASAAQARATKEVEAGGPLDLTLFRRLVGRPLWLIGIAGTVLGLVLQLVALAYGPLLLVQPLLVTSLMFAGFASARLERRRPDRMMTFGALLCVAGLAGLLVVARPSGNGATLVTGAALLPLGFVLAVLTLLGLGFGAFSRSASLRVLGLAVATGVLYGLTAGLMKVVANQFRIGAGEPFRHWTLYLVCVIGPIGFLLSQNTFQQGRFLTPALAVITALDPLVGVAIGLSWMGESANGTPLALFGEALGGLVIVIGIVMLSTRASHLSAEPVAGSGEAAESEHRGPGPGSGDGYGLAGSSC; this comes from the coding sequence ATGACCGCTGCCACGGGGGTATCGCTGTTCGTGGCCGTCCCCGCCGCGGTGCTCGGCGCGGTGTGCATGGGGCTCGCGAGCGCCGCCCAGGCCAGGGCCACCAAGGAGGTGGAGGCCGGGGGACCGCTGGACCTCACGCTGTTCCGCCGGCTCGTCGGGCGGCCGCTGTGGCTGATCGGCATCGCGGGCACGGTGCTGGGGCTGGTCCTGCAGCTGGTCGCCCTGGCCTACGGGCCGTTGCTGCTGGTCCAGCCGTTGCTGGTGACCTCGCTGATGTTCGCCGGGTTCGCCTCGGCCCGGCTGGAGCGGCGCCGCCCGGACCGGATGATGACCTTCGGCGCCCTGCTGTGCGTGGCCGGGCTCGCCGGGCTGCTGGTCGTGGCCCGGCCCAGCGGCAACGGCGCCACGCTGGTCACCGGGGCCGCGCTCCTGCCGCTGGGCTTCGTACTGGCCGTGCTCACCCTGCTCGGCCTCGGGTTCGGCGCGTTCAGCCGGTCCGCCTCGCTGCGGGTGCTGGGTCTCGCGGTGGCCACCGGGGTGCTCTACGGCCTGACCGCCGGCCTGATGAAGGTGGTCGCGAACCAGTTCCGGATCGGGGCCGGGGAGCCGTTCCGGCACTGGACGCTGTATCTGGTGTGCGTGATCGGCCCGATCGGGTTCCTGCTCAGCCAGAACACGTTCCAGCAGGGCCGGTTCCTCACCCCGGCGCTGGCCGTCATCACCGCGCTGGATCCGCTGGTCGGGGTCGCGATCGGACTGTCCTGGATGGGCGAATCCGCCAACGGCACCCCGCTCGCGCTGTTCGGCGAGGCCCTCGGCGGGCTGGTCATCGTGATCGGGATCGTGATGCTGTCCACCCGGGCCTCGCACCTGTCGGCCGAACCCGTCGCCGGATCGGGGGAAGCCGCCGAGTCCGAGCACCGCGGACCGGGGCCGGGCTCCGGCGACGGCTACGGTCTCGCCGGATCCAGCTGCTGA
- the hpnE gene encoding hydroxysqualene dehydroxylase HpnE, protein MTTAVAVVGGGLAGIATALACADAGRPVTLFEARPQLGGLTHSFRRGDLHVDNGQHVFLRCCTAYLALLERLRVADKVLLQPRLEIPIRVPGAAGATWLRRGALPAPLHLAGSLARYDPLRPLDRARFALAALALRRVDPTDDRTDRQSFGDWLRRHGQSASAIEALWDLVGVATLNATADEASLSLAATVFQEGLLTDPAAADIGWSLVPLTELHGEPALARLIEAGATVHTGTKVRELAPDGDSWQIRTDHAVEEFAQVVLATPPPVTERLAPAGAIRLPPGWSGGLGSSPIVNVHVVLDRKVLAEPFVAGVRTPVQWVFDRTRQSGLDTGQYLAMSLSAADAEIDLPSAALRARLLPELTGLLPEAAHAEVLDFFVTRERHATFRPGPGTASLRPPAVTAADGLYLAGAWTATGWPATMEGAARSGVAAASALLEQNVPEKKEGVGA, encoded by the coding sequence GTGACCACCGCGGTCGCCGTGGTCGGTGGCGGGCTCGCCGGGATCGCCACCGCGCTCGCCTGCGCCGACGCCGGGCGGCCGGTCACGCTGTTCGAGGCGCGGCCGCAGCTGGGCGGGCTGACCCATTCGTTCCGCCGCGGCGACCTGCATGTGGACAACGGCCAGCACGTGTTCCTGCGCTGCTGCACCGCCTATCTGGCGCTGCTGGAACGACTCCGTGTCGCCGACAAGGTGCTGCTGCAGCCCCGGCTGGAAATCCCCATCCGCGTCCCGGGCGCCGCCGGCGCGACCTGGCTGCGCCGTGGTGCGCTGCCCGCACCGCTGCACCTGGCCGGTTCGCTGGCGCGCTACGACCCGTTGCGCCCGCTGGACCGGGCCCGGTTCGCCCTCGCCGCGCTCGCGTTGCGGCGGGTGGATCCGACCGACGACCGCACCGATCGCCAGTCGTTCGGCGACTGGCTGCGCCGGCACGGGCAGAGCGCGTCGGCCATCGAAGCGCTGTGGGACCTCGTGGGCGTGGCGACGCTGAACGCGACCGCCGACGAAGCCTCGCTGAGTCTCGCCGCGACGGTCTTCCAGGAGGGCCTGCTGACCGATCCCGCCGCGGCCGACATCGGCTGGTCGCTGGTGCCGCTGACGGAGTTGCACGGCGAACCGGCGCTCGCCCGGCTCATCGAAGCCGGCGCCACTGTCCACACCGGCACGAAGGTCCGGGAGCTGGCCCCCGACGGGGATTCCTGGCAGATCCGCACGGACCACGCGGTGGAGGAGTTCGCCCAGGTCGTCCTCGCCACGCCGCCGCCGGTCACCGAGCGGCTCGCCCCGGCGGGCGCGATCCGGCTGCCCCCGGGCTGGTCCGGCGGGCTGGGCAGCTCCCCGATCGTCAACGTGCACGTGGTGCTGGACCGGAAGGTGCTCGCCGAGCCGTTCGTGGCCGGGGTGCGCACGCCGGTGCAGTGGGTGTTCGACCGCACCCGTCAGTCCGGGTTGGACACCGGCCAGTACCTGGCGATGTCGCTGTCCGCCGCGGACGCGGAGATCGACCTGCCGTCCGCGGCCCTGCGGGCCCGGCTGCTGCCCGAGCTCACCGGCCTGCTCCCGGAAGCCGCGCACGCGGAGGTGCTCGACTTCTTCGTCACCCGCGAGCGGCACGCGACCTTCCGGCCCGGACCGGGGACCGCTTCGCTGCGCCCGCCCGCGGTGACCGCGGCGGACGGGCTGTATCTGGCCGGTGCGTGGACCGCGACCGGCTGGCCCGCGACGATGGAGGGTGCCGCCCGCAGTGGTGTCGCCGCGGCTTCTGCCCTCCTGGAGCAGAACGTGCCCGAGAAGAAGGAGGGAGTCGGAGCATGA
- the msrA gene encoding peptide-methionine (S)-S-oxide reductase MsrA translates to MATEKALLAGGCFWGMEELFRHQPGVTATRVGYSGGDTPNATYRNHGSHAEAIEVTYDPERTDFRALLEFFFQVHDPSTKDRQGNDLGPSYRSAIFYTTEEQKKIAEDTIADVDASGLWPGKVVTELTPAGAFWEAEPEHQDYLQRYPRGYTCHFPRPGWKLPKRETA, encoded by the coding sequence ATGGCGACCGAGAAGGCGCTGCTGGCCGGCGGATGTTTCTGGGGGATGGAGGAGCTGTTCCGCCACCAGCCCGGCGTCACCGCCACCCGGGTCGGCTACAGCGGGGGCGACACGCCGAACGCCACCTACCGCAACCACGGCTCGCACGCCGAGGCGATCGAAGTCACCTACGACCCGGAGCGCACCGATTTCCGTGCGCTGCTGGAGTTCTTCTTCCAGGTGCACGACCCGAGCACTAAAGACCGGCAGGGCAACGACCTCGGCCCCAGCTACCGGTCGGCGATCTTCTACACCACCGAAGAGCAGAAGAAGATCGCCGAGGACACCATCGCCGACGTCGACGCGTCCGGGCTCTGGCCCGGCAAGGTCGTCACCGAACTGACCCCGGCGGGCGCCTTCTGGGAGGCCGAGCCGGAGCACCAGGACTACCTCCAGCGCTACCCGCGGGGCTACACCTGCCACTTCCCCCGGCCCGGCTGGAAACTGCCGAAGCGGGAAACCGCCTGA
- a CDS encoding PucR family transcriptional regulator: MGPDQVTRLDELEVVVTRRLPAILDEVRDQLVDQHPDYAEFLTEELAEIITASAGFVRRLIALAAEEPEQDLPGLGSGVEQVVFEEIGRTQYRQGRPVTSLLSAYRVGARVAWRHVSEAALGLEVEAELFASLATTVFALVDQLSESSLRGYLLEQSDGVRVRERLRDELTELLLSDRADMAAVRAAAARAAWRLPRQAAVVLVEDENELGRELVSRLDDTCLRLRRPGLLVTIVPDPGGPGRRAWLAGALRGAGAVVGAEVPVDRLPASLRIAEVTARLRRDHLLSDDPVFADEHLDAVIVHRDDRLLDALRLRVLAPLAKLNDSSRARLSTTLTSWLLHLGDRKAVAEDLHIHPQTVSYRLGRLHELFGPALDDPASRATLLLALAWGAPGETGDPAEPGDPG; encoded by the coding sequence ATGGGACCTGATCAGGTGACCCGGCTGGACGAGCTGGAAGTCGTCGTGACCCGGCGGCTGCCGGCGATCCTCGACGAGGTGCGCGATCAGCTCGTCGATCAGCACCCGGACTACGCGGAGTTCCTGACCGAGGAACTGGCCGAGATCATCACCGCGAGCGCCGGGTTCGTGCGGCGGCTGATCGCGCTGGCCGCCGAGGAGCCCGAGCAGGATCTGCCGGGGCTCGGCTCCGGTGTGGAGCAGGTGGTGTTCGAGGAGATCGGCCGCACCCAGTACCGGCAGGGCCGCCCGGTGACCAGTCTGCTGTCCGCCTATCGGGTGGGCGCGCGGGTGGCCTGGCGGCACGTCTCGGAGGCGGCGCTGGGGCTGGAGGTGGAGGCCGAGCTGTTCGCCTCGCTGGCCACCACCGTGTTCGCCCTGGTGGACCAGCTTTCCGAATCCTCGCTGCGCGGGTATCTGCTGGAGCAGTCCGACGGCGTGCGGGTCAGGGAACGGCTCCGGGACGAGCTGACCGAGCTGCTGCTGTCCGACCGCGCGGACATGGCCGCCGTCCGGGCCGCCGCGGCCCGCGCCGCCTGGCGGCTGCCGCGCCAGGCCGCGGTGGTGCTGGTGGAGGACGAGAACGAGCTCGGCCGGGAGCTGGTGTCCCGGCTGGACGACACCTGCCTGCGGCTGCGCCGGCCGGGCCTGCTGGTCACCATCGTGCCCGACCCCGGCGGACCCGGGCGGCGCGCGTGGCTGGCCGGGGCGCTGCGCGGGGCGGGCGCGGTGGTCGGTGCCGAGGTCCCGGTGGACCGGCTGCCGGCCAGCCTGCGGATCGCCGAGGTGACCGCCCGGCTGCGCCGCGACCACCTGCTCAGCGACGATCCGGTGTTCGCCGACGAGCACCTCGACGCGGTCATCGTGCACCGCGACGACCGGCTGCTCGACGCGCTGCGCCTGCGGGTGCTGGCCCCGCTCGCGAAGCTGAACGACTCCTCGCGCGCCCGGCTGTCCACCACGCTCACCTCGTGGCTGCTCCATCTGGGTGACCGCAAGGCGGTGGCCGAGGACCTGCACATCCACCCGCAGACCGTGTCCTACCGGCTCGGCCGGCTGCACGAGCTGTTCGGGCCCGCACTCGACGACCCTGCCTCGCGGGCCACCCTGCTGCTCGCCTTGGCCTGGGGCGCGCCCGGGGAGACGGGCGATCCGGCGGAACCGGGAGATCCGGGGTGA
- a CDS encoding MGDG synthase family glycosyltransferase: MERVLIVSANMGQGHNATARVLESGVRERWPGATIEWIDLLDLLGPGMAPLLRRLYVANVETTPWLYEFFYRAIWRLPWFAAVSRWVVGQWCGRRLARSVARFAPELVLSTYPMATAGLAWLRRSGRLSAPIGAWVPDFAPHPFWVYRSVDLTMVMHEIAVRQALESCPAARVAVSVPPVRAEFRPGDRAAARQRLGLPPDKFVVVISCGSLGFGAVEAAALELLDADPAVRPVAICGRNEALAERLRAWGEPRLCVVGWTDEPESYVLASDVLVTNNGGVTAMEALACGRPVLIHRAIAAHGKASAEVMAAAGFTLRSEKDGELAAVVRSLIAEPARLKTMVENAIRHGETAVPIVTALESLVEGPHNGATRRLRPEDALFVHAATREVPQQAGAVLLFDPKPDGSPVTLADAEYLVSATPGLHTRLLPGTGLWRPKWQEARARTAADVLDHVETGPDADLETSVTEAMDEFFSVAVTPEHPVRARLVTGIEGGQGALLVALHHAASDGIAVIAALVGRTRGKTVLAPPSPDRRFSLRDNVFSAVRRREAGELARGMWALAKAGPASQVRWETRIDGPQRHFARAHLHAPDVRAAARRIGVPTTDLVLALVAEALHRELGERAPARMRVLIPMSIRDTGTIRQPGNHTGAASVDLPTGAMPLPDRIRQTRELLAAQVGRGAPKAGHAVVRVLGIFPPWLHHRLARLVYRGTWFSALASVLPGARSLVVLNGARVRTVYPVLSLAPGVPVAIGVMTWADRFTVCVTVPVEQAARGDRLAGGVVEAFSRVPR; encoded by the coding sequence GTGGAACGCGTACTGATCGTCTCCGCGAACATGGGGCAAGGGCACAACGCCACGGCGCGGGTGCTGGAGAGCGGCGTGCGGGAGCGGTGGCCGGGGGCCACCATCGAGTGGATCGACCTGCTGGACCTGCTCGGTCCCGGGATGGCTCCGCTGCTGCGCCGGCTGTATGTGGCGAACGTGGAGACCACGCCGTGGCTGTACGAGTTCTTCTATCGCGCGATCTGGCGGCTGCCGTGGTTCGCCGCGGTGTCGCGGTGGGTGGTCGGCCAGTGGTGCGGACGGCGGCTCGCCCGGTCGGTCGCGCGGTTCGCGCCCGAGCTGGTGCTCTCCACGTATCCGATGGCGACGGCGGGGCTGGCCTGGTTGCGCCGCAGCGGCCGGCTCTCGGCGCCGATCGGGGCGTGGGTACCGGACTTCGCGCCGCATCCGTTCTGGGTCTACCGCTCGGTCGACCTCACCATGGTGATGCACGAGATCGCGGTGCGGCAGGCGCTGGAATCCTGCCCGGCCGCGCGGGTCGCGGTGTCCGTGCCGCCGGTGCGCGCGGAGTTCCGGCCGGGCGACCGGGCCGCCGCCCGGCAGCGGCTGGGCCTGCCGCCGGACAAGTTCGTGGTGGTGATCTCGTGCGGCTCGCTCGGGTTCGGCGCGGTCGAGGCGGCGGCGCTGGAGCTGCTCGACGCGGACCCGGCGGTGCGGCCGGTGGCCATCTGCGGGCGCAACGAGGCGCTGGCCGAACGGCTGCGCGCCTGGGGCGAGCCGCGGCTGTGCGTCGTCGGCTGGACCGACGAGCCGGAATCGTACGTGCTCGCCTCCGACGTGCTGGTGACCAACAACGGCGGGGTCACCGCGATGGAGGCGCTGGCCTGCGGGCGGCCGGTGCTGATCCACCGTGCGATCGCCGCGCACGGCAAGGCGAGCGCCGAGGTGATGGCCGCCGCCGGGTTCACTCTGCGGTCCGAAAAGGACGGTGAGCTGGCGGCCGTGGTGCGCTCCCTGATCGCCGAGCCCGCCCGGCTGAAGACGATGGTGGAGAACGCGATCCGGCACGGCGAGACGGCCGTTCCGATCGTGACGGCGCTGGAATCGCTCGTCGAGGGCCCGCACAACGGGGCGACCCGGCGGCTGCGCCCGGAAGACGCGTTGTTCGTGCACGCGGCCACGCGCGAGGTGCCGCAACAGGCCGGCGCGGTGCTCCTGTTCGACCCGAAGCCGGACGGCTCCCCGGTGACCCTGGCCGACGCCGAGTATCTGGTCTCCGCGACACCCGGTCTGCACACGCGGCTGCTGCCCGGAACCGGCCTGTGGCGGCCGAAGTGGCAGGAGGCCCGGGCCCGGACCGCGGCCGACGTGCTCGACCACGTCGAAACCGGTCCGGACGCGGATCTGGAAACTTCGGTCACGGAGGCGATGGACGAGTTCTTCTCGGTCGCGGTCACGCCCGAGCACCCGGTCCGCGCCCGGCTCGTCACCGGGATCGAAGGTGGGCAGGGTGCGTTGCTGGTCGCACTGCACCACGCGGCCAGCGACGGCATCGCGGTGATCGCCGCGCTGGTCGGCCGGACGCGGGGCAAGACCGTCCTCGCCCCGCCGTCTCCGGACCGTCGATTTTCCTTACGGGACAACGTTTTCTCCGCTGTACGAAGGCGTGAAGCCGGCGAGCTGGCCCGCGGGATGTGGGCGCTGGCCAAGGCCGGACCCGCGTCCCAGGTGCGCTGGGAGACGCGGATCGACGGCCCGCAGCGGCATTTCGCCCGTGCGCACCTGCACGCGCCGGACGTCCGGGCGGCGGCGCGGCGGATCGGCGTGCCGACCACGGACCTCGTCCTGGCCCTGGTCGCGGAGGCACTGCACCGTGAACTGGGGGAGCGCGCCCCGGCGCGGATGCGGGTGCTGATCCCGATGTCGATCCGGGACACCGGCACGATCCGGCAACCGGGCAACCACACCGGCGCGGCTTCGGTGGACCTGCCGACCGGCGCGATGCCGCTGCCGGACCGGATCCGCCAGACCCGGGAGCTGCTGGCCGCCCAGGTCGGCCGCGGGGCACCGAAGGCGGGTCACGCTGTGGTGCGGGTGCTGGGCATCTTCCCGCCCTGGCTGCACCACCGTCTGGCCCGGCTCGTCTACCGGGGCACCTGGTTCAGCGCGCTGGCCTCGGTGCTGCCCGGCGCGCGTTCACTGGTCGTGCTCAACGGCGCGCGGGTGCGGACGGTGTATCCGGTGCTGTCCCTGGCCCCCGGCGTCCCGGTCGCGATCGGGGTGATGACGTGGGCGGACCGGTTCACGGTGTGCGTGACGGTCCCGGTCGAGCAGGCGGCGCGGGGGGACCGGCTGGCCGGTGGGGTGGTGGAGGCGTTCAGCCGGGTGCCCAGGTGA
- a CDS encoding VC0807 family protein, which translates to MRHHLTIDLPSFRNLVVGGGRHLLESALVPAGLFYLLLTLVSFDSGVIAALCWSVTVLTTRLVLRKPVPVVLLLTTGLLVARTVLGLATGSTFLYFLQPTLQNFVVACLFLVSAPFNKPLLARLAGEFCSFPDTLSGHPGMRRFFQRLSLLWALVFAVNGGVTLLLLAKATVGDFLMVSTAGSYSLVGLTILGSLWWFRRSLRSAGIVLRMGRRPTAAPAG; encoded by the coding sequence ATGCGACACCACCTGACGATCGACCTGCCTTCTTTCCGCAATCTGGTGGTCGGCGGGGGCCGGCATCTGCTGGAGTCGGCGCTGGTCCCGGCCGGCCTGTTCTACCTCCTGCTCACGCTGGTCAGTTTCGATTCCGGGGTGATCGCCGCCCTGTGCTGGTCGGTGACCGTGCTCACCACCCGGCTGGTGCTGCGCAAACCGGTGCCCGTGGTGCTGCTGCTGACCACCGGGCTGCTGGTCGCGCGGACCGTGCTGGGCCTGGCGACCGGCAGCACGTTCCTGTACTTCCTGCAGCCCACGCTGCAGAACTTCGTGGTCGCCTGCCTGTTCCTGGTCTCCGCGCCGTTCAACAAGCCGCTGCTGGCCCGGCTGGCCGGCGAGTTCTGCTCGTTCCCGGACACGCTGTCGGGCCACCCCGGCATGCGGCGGTTCTTCCAGCGGCTGTCCCTGCTCTGGGCGCTGGTCTTCGCGGTCAACGGCGGGGTCACCCTCCTGCTGCTCGCGAAGGCCACCGTCGGCGACTTCCTCATGGTCAGCACGGCCGGCTCGTACAGCCTGGTCGGGCTGACCATCCTCGGCTCGCTCTGGTGGTTCCGGCGTTCGCTGCGTTCGGCGGGCATCGTGCTGCGGATGGGCCGCCGTCCCACGGCCGCGCCGGCGGGCTGA